One window from the genome of Rhodopirellula halodulae encodes:
- the ruvX gene encoding Holliday junction resolvase RuvX, protein MPTQDAPNDGFPTEGRLAAVDFGTVRIGIAICDPDWILASPLEIRPVSTPDKDAQYFADLARSERIAAWVVGLPIHCDGGESDKSKQSREFAKWLHETTGLPTRLFDERFTTVAANAKIRQSKTTRKKTKQRVDAVAAQVLLESFLESCRYRGELAGVGLEDSASDASLDDA, encoded by the coding sequence ATGCCCACCCAAGACGCTCCCAACGATGGATTCCCAACAGAAGGACGGCTGGCTGCCGTGGATTTTGGGACCGTTCGAATTGGCATCGCGATTTGTGATCCCGATTGGATCCTGGCAAGCCCGCTGGAGATCCGCCCTGTCAGCACACCGGACAAGGACGCACAGTATTTCGCGGATCTAGCTCGTTCCGAGCGGATCGCCGCCTGGGTGGTTGGGCTGCCGATCCACTGCGACGGGGGCGAAAGCGACAAGAGCAAACAGAGCCGCGAATTTGCAAAATGGCTGCACGAAACCACCGGGCTGCCCACTCGTCTGTTCGACGAGCGTTTCACAACCGTCGCCGCCAACGCGAAAATTCGCCAAAGCAAAACCACTCGAAAGAAGACCAAACAGCGGGTCGACGCGGTCGCCGCACAGGTGCTGCTCGAGTCATTTTTGGAATCCTGCCGCTACCGAGGCGAACTGGCGGGCGTAGGACTGGAAGATTCAGCTTCCGATGCATCGCTCGATGATGCATGA
- a CDS encoding DUF1559 domain-containing protein, with the protein MRPRLSHRGFTLVELLVVIAIIGVLVGLLLPAVQAAREAARRMQCSNNMKQMGLALHNYHSAYNRLPQHAGGTAHVANGPDNWLMLSILVPMTPFIEQQALWEQISNPYVSSNGTNYPAMGPAPWNTGYDPWRTTVGTFRCPSDPTVASAGQFGMNNYGACMGDGINWTDRGGINDNGTDGNPTAANQYLRGMFKNRRATAFRDVLDGLSNTIMMGELCTDAGNREIIAQPVFIDNGDVFTNPTHAKCTTNAIDPQRPQFYLPSANLNYGRADQWNRGHRWMCALGMYTGINTIRPPNKESCQSHNSDGREGTHTAGSRHPGGVHVLLGDGAVRFITDSIESGNQNGFIDQPGIESPYGIWGALGTAAMRETIEADSF; encoded by the coding sequence ATGAGACCTAGACTTTCGCATCGCGGGTTCACTCTGGTCGAGTTGCTCGTGGTCATCGCCATCATTGGCGTGCTGGTTGGATTGCTGTTGCCGGCAGTCCAAGCTGCACGAGAAGCCGCACGGCGAATGCAGTGCAGCAACAACATGAAACAGATGGGCCTCGCCCTTCACAATTACCATTCGGCCTACAACCGCTTGCCTCAGCACGCCGGCGGGACTGCACACGTTGCCAATGGTCCTGACAACTGGTTGATGCTTAGCATCCTGGTTCCCATGACGCCGTTCATTGAGCAGCAGGCTCTGTGGGAACAAATTAGCAATCCGTATGTGTCGTCCAACGGGACCAACTATCCCGCCATGGGACCAGCACCTTGGAACACCGGCTACGATCCGTGGCGAACGACCGTCGGGACTTTCCGCTGCCCCAGCGATCCGACCGTTGCATCGGCGGGTCAGTTCGGCATGAACAATTACGGGGCATGCATGGGCGACGGAATCAACTGGACTGACCGCGGAGGCATCAACGACAACGGCACGGATGGCAATCCGACCGCGGCCAATCAATACCTTCGCGGAATGTTCAAGAATCGTCGAGCAACCGCCTTTAGAGATGTACTCGATGGATTGTCGAACACCATCATGATGGGCGAACTCTGCACCGACGCCGGTAATCGCGAAATCATCGCGCAGCCGGTCTTCATCGACAACGGCGATGTCTTCACAAACCCGACTCACGCAAAGTGCACCACCAACGCGATCGATCCTCAACGTCCTCAGTTCTATCTTCCTTCTGCGAACTTGAATTACGGGCGAGCGGATCAATGGAACCGTGGCCATCGTTGGATGTGTGCCCTCGGGATGTACACCGGAATCAATACCATTCGTCCGCCAAACAAAGAGAGTTGCCAGTCCCACAACTCGGACGGCCGTGAGGGAACTCACACAGCCGGCAGCCGCCACCCTGGCGGTGTTCATGTTTTGCTGGGGGACGGAGCGGTTCGGTTCATCACCGACTCGATCGAGTCGGGCAACCAGAACGGCTTCATTGACCAGCCCGGTATCGAGAGTCCCTACGGCATATGGGGTGCACTCGGCACCGCGGCCATGCGGGAAACGATCGAAGCCGACTCGTTCTGA